One Procambarus clarkii isolate CNS0578487 chromosome 15, FALCON_Pclarkii_2.0, whole genome shotgun sequence DNA segment encodes these proteins:
- the LOC138364987 gene encoding hornerin-like, whose translation MGADHSQGQNSGSRSQPGTLKWEQITARDITMGTDHSLGQNSGSRSQPGTEQWEQITDRDRTVGADQSQRQNSGSRSQPGDRTVGADHSLGQNSGSRSQPGTEQWSRSQPGTEQWEQITARGRTVGADHSQGQNSGSRSQPGGRTVGADHSLGQNSGADHSQGQNSGSRSQPGTEQWEQITARDRTVGAGHSQGAEQWEQITAWDRTVEQITARDRTVGADHSQGQNSGCRSQPGTQQWEQITARDRTVGADHSLGQENGSRSQPGTEQWEQITAWNRKMEADHSQGHNNGNRSQPRTEQWEQITARDRTVGTDHSQGQNSGSRSKPATEQWEQITARGQNSGSRSQPGTEQWEQITAWDRTVEQITARDRTVGADHSQGQNSGSRSQPGTEQWEQVTARGQNSGSRSQPGTEQWSKSQPGTEQWEQITARDRTVGADHSQGHNSGSRSQPGTEQWEQITARDRTVGADHSQGHNSGSRSQPGTEQWEQITARDRTVGADHSQGQNSGSRSQPGDRTVGADHSQGQNSGAVHSQGQNSGSRSQPGDRTVGADHSQGTEQWEQITARDRTVEQFTARDRTVGADHSQGQNSGSRSQPGAEQWEQIIARGQKWEQITTRDRTVGADHSQGQNSGSRSQPGDRSGSRSQRGTEQWEQITARDRTVGADHSQGTELWEQIIARDKTVGADHSQGENSGSRSQPETEQWEQITAKERTVGADHSQGQNSGSRSQPGTEQWEQITARDRTMGADHCQGTDQWEQIIARGQNSRCRSQTGTEQWEQITARDRTVGADHSQGTEQWSRLQPGTEQWEQITARDRTVGADHSQGPNSGSRSQPGTEQWEQITARGQNSGADHSQGTEQWSRSQPGDRTVGADHSQGQNSGAEHSQGQNSGGRSQLGTEQWEQITTRDRTVGADHRQGQNSGSRSQPGT comes from the coding sequence ATGGGAGCAGATCACAGCCAGGGACAGAACAGTGGGAGCAGATCACAGCCTGGGACATTAAAATGGGAGCAGATCACAGCCAGGGACATAACAATGGGAACAGATCACAGCCTAGGACAGAACAGTGGGAGCAGATCACAGCCTGGGACAGAACAGTGGGAACAGATCACAGACAGGGACAGAACAGTGGGAGCAGATCAGAGCCAGCGACAGAACAGTGGGAGCAGATCACAGCCAGGGGACAGAACAGTGGGAGCAGATCACAGCCTGGGACAGAACAGTGGGAGCAGATCACAGCCTGGGACAGAACAGTGGAGCAGATCACAGCCAGGGACAGAACAGTGGGAGCAGATCACAGCCAGGGGCAGAACAGTGGGAGCAGATCACAGCCAGGGACAGAACAGTGGGAGCAGGTCACAGCCAGGGGGCAGAACAGTGGGAGCAGATCACAGCCTGGGACAGAACAGTGGAGCAGATCACAGCCAGGGACAGAACAGTGGGAGCAGATCACAGCCAGGGACAGAACAGTGGGAGCAGATCACAGCCAGGGACAGAACAGTGGGAGCAGGTCACAGCCAGGGGGCAGAACAGTGGGAGCAGATCACAGCCTGGGACAGAACAGTGGAGCAGATCACAGCCAGGGACAGAACAGTGGGAGCAGATCACAGCCAGGGACAGAACAGTGGGTGCAGATCACAGCCAGGGACACAACAGTGGGAGCAGATCACAGCCAGGGACAGAACAGTGGGAGCAGATCACAGCCTGGGACAGGAAAATGGGAGCAGATCACAGCCAGGGACAGAACAGTGGGAGCAGATCACAGCCTGGAACAGGAAAATGGAAGCAGATCACAGCCAGGGACATAACAATGGGAACAGATCACAGCCTAGGACAGAACAGTGGGAGCAGATCACAGCCAGGGACAGAACAGTGGGAACAGATCACAGCCAGGGACAGAACAGTGGGAGCAGATCAAAGCCAGCGACAGAACAGTGGGAGCAGATCACAGCCAGGGGACAGAACAGTGGGAGCAGATCACAGCCTGGGACAGAACAGTGGGAGCAGATCACAGCCTGGGACAGAACAGTGGAGCAGATCACAGCCAGGGACAGAACAGTGGGAGCAGATCACAGCCAGGGACAGAACAGTGGGAGCAGATCACAGCCAGGGACAGAACAGTGGGAGCAGGTCACAGCCAGGGGGCAGAACAGTGGGAGCAGATCACAGCCTGGGACAGAACAGTGGAGCAAATCACAGCCAGGGACAGAACAGTGGGAGCAGATCACAGCCAGGGACAGAACAGTGGGAGCAGATCACAGCCAGGGACATAACAGTGGGAGCAGATCACAGCCAGGGACAGAACAGTGGGAGCAGATCACAGCCAGGGACAGAACAGTGGGTGCTGATCACAGCCAGGGACATAACAGTGGGAGCAGATCACAGCCAGGGACAGAACAGTGGGAGCAGATCACAGCCAGGGACAGAACAGTGGGTGCAGATCACAGCCAGGGACAGAACAGTGGGAGCAGATCACAGCCAGGGGACAGAACAGTGGGAGCAGATCACAGCCAGGGACAGAACAGTGGAGCAGTTCACAGCCAGGGACAGAACAGTGGGAGCAGATCACAGCCAGGGGACAGAACAGTGGGAGCAGATCACAGCCAGGGGACAGAACAGTGGGAGCAGATCACAGCCAGGGACAGAACAGTGGAGCAGTTCACAGCCAGGGACAGAACAGTGGGAGCAGATCACAGCCAGGGACAGAACAGTGGGAGCAGATCACAGCCAGGAGCAGAACAGTGGGAGCAGATCATAGCCAGGGGACAGAAGTGGGAGCAGATCACAACCAGGGACAGAACAGTGGGAGCAGATCATAGCCAGGGACAGAACAGTGGGAGCAGATCACAGCCAGGGGACAGAAGTGGGAGCAGATCACAACGAGGGACAGAACAGTGGGAGCAGATCACAGCCAGGGACAGAACAGTGGGAGCAGATCACAGCCAGGGGACAGAACTTTGGGAGCAGATCATAGCCAGGGACAAAACAGTGGGTGCAGATCACAGCCAAGGAGAGAACAGTGGGAGCAGATCACAGCCAGAGACAGAACAGTGGGAGCAGATCACAGCCAAGGAGAGAACGGTGGGAGCAGATCACAGCCAGGGACAGAACAGTGGGAGCAGATCACAGCCAGGGACAGAACAGTGGGAGCAGATCACAGCCAGGGACAGAACAATGGGAGCAGATCACTGCCAGGGGACAGATCAGTGGGAGCAGATCATAGCCAGGGGACAGAACAGTAGGTGCAGATCACAGACAGGGACAGAACAGTGGGAGCAGATCACAGCCAGGGACAGAACAGTGGGAGCAGATCACAGCCAGGGGACAGAACAGTGGAGCAGATTACAGCCAGGGACAGAACAATGGGAGCAGATCACAGCCAGGGACAGAACAGTAGGTGCAGATCACagccagggaccgaacagtgggaGCAGATCACAGCCAGGGACAGAACAGTGGGAGCAGATCACAGCCAGGGGACAGAACAGTGGAGCAGATCACAGCCAGGGGACAGAACAGTGGAGCAGATCACAGCCTGGGGACAGAACAGTGGGAGCAGATCACAGCCAGGGACAGAACAGTGGAGCAGAGCACAGCCAGGGACAGAACAGTGGGGGCAGATCACAGCTAGGGACCGAACAGTGGGAGCAGATCACAACCAGGGACAGAACAGTGGGAGCAGATCACCGCCAGGGACAGAACAGTGGGAGCAGATCACAGCCAGGGACATAA
- the LOC123759198 gene encoding uncharacterized protein — translation MAAASTKQGTGPHTAGGPAVTPASTTAVTQGEGTETGIAAGDEEQEDIDGAQRPPGRPTGAARTATGARGLLDATATPEGGAATSKGAPGDAWGAASAHRTSTTSLTESSSTGSGGNSSSRKMFRGTTVGTEHPAV, via the coding sequence ATGGCAGCAGCTTCAACCAAacagggaaccgggccacacacagcaggaggcccaGCAGTCACCCCAGCATCTACCACAGCTGTGACACAAGGCGAGGGCACAGAGACAGGCATAGCTGCAGGAGATGAAGAACAAGAAGACATCGACGGAGCACAGAGACCACCCGGAAGACCCACGGGAGCAGCTAGGACAGCGACCGGAGCAAGAGGGCTACTCGACGCCACCGCAACTCCCGAAGGAGGGGCTGCAACATCCAAAGGTGCGCCGGGCGATGCATGGGGAGCCGCATCAGCACACAGGACGTCCACAACCTCACTTACGGAATCCTCCTCTACAGGGAGCGGCGGGAATTCCTCCTCACGGAAGATGTTCAGGGGCACGACGGTAGGCACAGAGCACCCAGCAgtctga
- the LOC138364986 gene encoding uncharacterized protein, whose translation MGADHSQGAEQWEQITARDRRVGADHSQGQNKGSRSQPETEQWEQITARDRTKGADHSQGQNSGSRSHPGAEQWEQITPRDRTKGADHSQRQNSGSRSQPGTEQWEQITARGRTEGADHSQGQNNGSRSQPGAEQWEQITARGRTMEQIIARDRTVGADHTQGQNSRSRSQPENRTVGADHCQRQNSGSRSQPGTEQWEQITARDRTVGADHSQGTEQ comes from the coding sequence ATGGGAGCAGATCACAGCCAGGGGGCAGAACAATGGGAGCAGATCACAGCCAGGGACAGAAGAGTGGGAGCAGATCACAGCCAGGGACAGAACAAAGGGAGCAGATCACAGCCAGAGACAGAACAGTGGGAGCAGATCACAGCCAGAGACAGAACAAAGGGAGCAGATCACAGCCAGGGGCAGAACAGTGGGAGCAGATCACACCCAGGGGCAGAACAGTGGGAGCAGATCACACCCAGGGACAGAACAAAGGGAGCAGATCACAGCCAGAGACAGAACAGTGGGAGCAGATCACAGCCAGGGACAGAACAGTGGGAGCAGATCACAGCCAGGGGCAGAACAGAGGGAGCAGATCACAGCCAGGGACAGAACAATGGGAGCAGATCACAGCCAGGGGCAGAACAGTGGGAGCAGATCACAGCCAGGGGCAGAACAATGGAGCAGATCATAGCCAGGGACAGAACAGTGGGAGCAGATCACACCCAGGGACAGAACAGTAGGAGCAGATCACAGCCAGAGAACAGAACAGTGGGAGCAGATCACTGCCAACGACAGAACAGTGGGAGCAGATCACAGCCAGGGACAGAACAGTGGGAGCAGATCACAGCCAGGGACAGAACAGTGGGAGCAGATCACAGCCAGGGGACAGAACAGTGA
- the LOC138364988 gene encoding golgin subfamily A member 6-like protein 22, with product MFVYRVALLCKLWRTFKRATRQQKLSYKQQKLSYKQQKLSYKQQKLSYKQQKLSYKQQKLSYKQQKLSYKQQKLSYKQQKLSYKQQKLSYKQQKLSYKQQKLSYKQQKLSYKQQKLPYKQQKLSYKQQKLSYKQQKLSYKQQKLSYKQQKLSYKQQKLSYKQQKLSYKQQKLSYKQQKLSYKQQKLSYKQQKLSYKQQKLSYKQQKLSYKQQKLSYKQQKLSYKQQKLSYKQQKLSYKQQKLSYKQQKLSYKQQKLSYKQQKLSYRQQKLSYKQQKLSYRQQKLSY from the exons ATGTTTGTGTATCGTGTAGCATTGTTGTGTAAATTATGGAGAACATTTAAGCGGGCAACCAGA CAACAAAAGTTGTCATATAAACAACAAAAGTTGTCATATAAGCAGCAAAAGTTGTCATATAAGCAGCAAAAGTTGTCATATAAGCAGCAAAAGTTGTCATATAAACAACAAAAGTTGTCATATAAGCAACAAAAGTTGTCATATAAGCAACAAAAGTTGTCATATAAGCAACAAAAGTTGTCATATAAGCAGCAAAAGTTGTCATATAAACAACAAAAGTTGTCATATAAGCAGCAAAAGTTGTCATATAAGCAGCAAAAGTTGTCATATAAGCAGCAAAAGTTGCCATATAAGCAACAAAAGTTGTCATATAAGCAGCAAAAGTTGTCATATAAGCAGCAAAAGTTGTCATATAAACAACAAAAGTTGTCATATAAGCAGCAAAAGTTGTCATATAAGCAGCAAAAGTTGTCATATAAGCAGCAAAAGTTGTCATATAAACAACAAAAGTTGTCATATAAGCAGCAAAAGTTGTCATATAAGCAGCAAAAGTTGTCATATAAGCAGCAAAAGTTGTCATATAAACAACAAAAGTTGTCATATAAACAACAAAAGTTGTCATATAAGCAGCAAAAGTTGTCATATAAACAACAAAAGTTGTCATATAAACAACAAAAGTTGTCATATAAGCAACAAAAGTTGTCATATAAGCAACAAAAGTTGTCATATAAGCAACAAAAGTTGTCATATAAGCAACAAAAGTTGTCATATAAACAACAAAAGTTGTCATATAGACAACAAAAGTTGTCATATAAGCAACAAAAGTTGTCATATAGACAACAAAAGTTGTCATATTAA